The Denticeps clupeoides chromosome 5, fDenClu1.1, whole genome shotgun sequence genome includes a region encoding these proteins:
- the fbxo43 gene encoding F-box only protein 43, with amino-acid sequence MEQRPKCLEGLNRGPCGDLYEVDPLHSSRLKVPESRHEAPAPRGTPKENVTQLNAPWKDRAKGDAAASSRKEVPSRTGWCETPRASKKDAASLRRRLLGSRSATDGKMCPLRIAGVGGATPSGRERTDRLDSRGGSLDLDSPDATFATSTLKGESAALCGRNWRGMFSHVRSSTLEDGHFIVPPSPFQSAASHYLPDADLDESIITGRFEAELPETPQCVKRAPPAQGGLRTPVNLLSALSTPSLTPNSKMDASPSGDSGFGSLGLDKSHDLSVDYDGSFQEFLPPSASKGKATPRPVDGRRRSRLERQRRLSTLREAGSQSEEDARAAPAEPDALLSRDGDELFLDASGSPDLSLTPALKMVYGMCRRGARMLGQQSSLEDLVRGPEPPLAGLIGRKIGAGQLDIVAELKRRNLRHVLSAILKHLSPQDIYNFGQVSEDWDQVVVQDKQASRTRKGHVKNQKLALELDRAAHTADAETRLSLATRPALRSVQAQARTPGATPSGKSTLTPVQRGLLLSSAKREEFLQVAKTLFNDESLKPCPLCQHPARCHPVKKEGVCSRADCAFRFCTTCLCAYHGSKECSRLSARRHNKRDVLPGSAQSKRNVKRL; translated from the exons ATGGAGCAGAGGCCCAAATGCCTGGAAGGACTGAACCGTGGACCCTGCGGTGACCTTTATGAGGTGGATCCCCTTCACAGCTCCAGGCTGAAGGTCCCCGAATCCAGACATGAAGCTCCAGCGCCGCGGGGGACTCCGAAGGAGAACGTAACGCAGCTCAACGCTCCCTGGAAGGACCGAGCGAAGGGTGACGCCGCGGCCAGCTCCAGGAAGGAAGTGCCCTCGAGGACAGGCTGGTGTGAGACTCCCAGGGCATCCAAGAAGGACGCCGCCTCGCTGCGAAGACGGCTCCTCGGGTCCAGGTCCGCCACGGATGGTAAAATGTGTCCCCTCCGGATAGCAGGAGTTGGGGGCGCGACCCCTTCGGGCCGCGAACGCACAGACCGGCTTGACAGCCGGGGGGGGAGCCTGGACTTGGACTCTCCCGACGCCACGTTCGCGACCAGCACTCTGAAAGGCGAGAGCGCGGCCTTGTGCGGCAGGAACTGGCGCGGCATGTTCTCCCACGTCAGGAGCTCCACGCTGGAGGACGGCCACTTCATCGTCCCTCCGTCTCCCTTTCAGAGCGCCGCCTCGCACTACCTCCCCGACGCGGACCTGGACGAGAGCATCATAACCGGCCGCTTCGAGGCGGAGCTGCCGGAAACGCCGCAGTGCGTGAAACGGGCGCCCCCGGCCCAAGGCGGCTTGAGGACGCCGGTGAACCTCCTGAGCGCCCTGAGCACGCCGTCGCTCACGCCGAACTCCAAGATGGACGCCTCGCCGTCCGGGGACAGCGGCTTCGGCTCCCTGGGTCTGGACAAGTCGCACGACCTGTCCGTGGACTACGACGGCTCCTTCCAGGAGTTCCTGCCTCCGTCTGCGTCCAAGGGCAAGGCCACCCCGCGTCCGGTGGACGGCCGGCGGCGCTCGCGGCTGGAGCGGCAGCGCAGGCTCTCCACCCTCCGAGAGGCCGGCTCGCAGTCTGAGGAAGACGCCAGGGCGGCCCCGGCGGAGCCGGACGCCCTCCTCTCCAGGGACGGGGACGAGCTCTTCCTGGACGCGTCGGGGTCGCCGGACCTCTCGCTGACCCCGGCGCTGAAGATGGTGTACGGCATGTGCCGGCGCGGTGCCAGGATGCTGGGCCAGCAGAGCAGCCTGGAGGACCTGGTGAGGGGGCCGGAGCCGCCCCTGGCCGGGCTCATCGGGAGGAAAATTGGGGCGGGGCAGCTGGACATCGTCGCCGAGCTGAAacgccggaacctgaggcacgTCCTGAGCGCCATCCTGAAACATCTCTCGCCGCAGGACATTTACAA CTTTGGACAGGTATCGGAGGACTGGGACCAGGTAGTTGTCCAAGATAAGCAGGCGAGTCGCACCAGGAAAGGTCACGTGAAGAACCAGAAGCTGGCTCTCGAG CTGGACCGGGCGGCCCACACCGCCGACGCGGAGACGCGGCTGAGCCTCGCCACCAGGCCGGCGCTGAGGTCCGTCCAGGCTCAGGCCAGAACCCCGGGCGCCACGCCGTCGGGGAAAAGCACTTTAACCCCGGTCCAGCGTGGCCTCCTGCTCTCCAGCGCCAAGCGAGAAGAGTTCTTACAA GTGGCGAAAACCCTCTTCAACGACGAGAGCCTGAAGCCGTGCCCGCTGTGCCAGCACCCCGCCAGGTGCCACCCGGTGAAGAAGGAGGGCGTGTGCAGCCGGGCGGACTGCGCCTTCCGCTTCTGCACCACCTGCCTGTGCGCCTACCACGGCTCCAAGGAGTGCAGCCGCCTGTCCGCCCGGCGGCACAACAAGAGGGACGTGCTGCCGGGCAGCGCGCAGAGCAAGCGCAACGTCAAGAGGCTGTAA